The Lichenihabitans psoromatis genomic interval TTGCGCCGATCGCCCTGTTCATCGCGATCCTCTACGTCCTCAATCGCTTGAACGCGGATAGCGAACTCATCGTCATGAGTGCGGCGGGTCTTTCCCCGGCGCGGCTGATGCGACCCTTCGCGGTCCTGACCATGGTGACGACCCTGATGGTGGGGTTCATGTCGCTCTATGCGGTGCCGGCCGGCTTCCACGAATTGCGGGATCTCGTGACGAAGGTGCGGGCGGATTTCATCACCCGGATCGTGCGGGAGGGAACGTTCACGACGCTTGATCAGGGTTTCGTGTTCCACTACCGCGAACGCGGCGCCAACGGCGCGCTGCTCGGCATCTTCATTCAGGATCGTCGAGACCCGACCCACATCGCCACATATCTCGCCGAGAGCGGCACGACGCAGCAATCGGGCGACGAATCCTATCTCGTGCTGCAGAAGGGCAGTCTGCAGAGAGAAGACCCCAAGACCACCAGCGCCGCCATCGTGGTGTTCGATTCCTACAAGATCGACCTCACGCAATTCGGCGGCAACAACGGCGCGGTCCCCTACAAGCCCCGCGAACGCTCCACCCTCGATCTGCTGACGCTGAACACCAAGGATCCCTATGTGGCCTCGCAACTTGGCCGCTTTCGCTCTGAACTGCATGACCGTTTCGTCAACCCGCTTTACGCTCTGACCTTCGGGATGATCGCCTTGGCGGCCCTGGCTCAGCCTCGCACCACCCGGCAAGGCCGAAGTGGTGCGATCCTGGCCGCGATCGTGATCGTGTTGCTGGTTCGCGTTGCGGGCTTCGGCGCAGCGAGCCTCGTGGTCAAATCCGCCGGTGCGGTCGCGCTCGATTATGCGGTGCCGCTTCTCGGTCTTGTCGGTGCGGCCTGGTGGATGTTTGGGCCCACCCTCCTGCGTCCGGCTCGCCGGCGACGCCTCGCGACGGCGGTGCATCCGTGATCGGACCAACGCTCACGCGCTACTTCTCGGTGACCTTTGCCCGCACGGTTTTGTCCGTCTTCGGGCTGATGTTCCTGCTGATCTATCTGCTCGATTTCGTCGAGATGCTGCGCCGGGCCAGTGACGCGAAAGGCTCGTCGACGCTGCTGGTCGCTTTCTTGTCGCTGCTGCGGGTGCCGTCCGTGTCGGAGCAGGTCATGCCTTTCGCGGTCTTGTTCGGGGCAATGTTCGCCTTCATCAATCTCACGCGGAAGCTCGAGCTCGTGGTGGCGCGTGCGGCCGGGATGTCGGTCTGGCAGTTCATGTTACCGCCGGTGGCCGTCGCATTGGCGATCGGCATCGTCGCGACCACGATCTACAATCCCATTTCGGCTCTCTCGAAACGTCAGGCCGACCGCCTCGAGCTCAAATTGTTCGGGGCCGCCGGGGCGGGCGAAAAGGCGCTTTGGCTCAGACAGAAGAGCATCGACGGCCAGGCGATCATCCGAGCCGATCATGCCGAAGACGGCGGAACGAGCCTCACCGGCGTCACCGCCTTCGTGTTCGAGCCGGATGGCTCGTTTCAGGAACGCGTCAATGCGAAATCAGCCGAATTGGAGCCCGGATTCTGGAGCCTTACCGATGCTCACATCATCTCGCCCGACGACGAGCCACAGGATTCCAAGACCTTCCTGCTGGCCACCAATCTGACGGCCGATCAAGTCTCTCAATCCTTCGTGGCACCGGAGGGCGTTCCGT includes:
- the lptF gene encoding LPS export ABC transporter permease LptF, with protein sequence MLNLVGRYILRTSTVAFVAALVVLTAVIWLTQALREFDLLTMQGQSILIFLTVTGLAIPSLVMFIAPIALFIAILYVLNRLNADSELIVMSAAGLSPARLMRPFAVLTMVTTLMVGFMSLYAVPAGFHELRDLVTKVRADFITRIVREGTFTTLDQGFVFHYRERGANGALLGIFIQDRRDPTHIATYLAESGTTQQSGDESYLVLQKGSLQREDPKTTSAAIVVFDSYKIDLTQFGGNNGAVPYKPRERSTLDLLTLNTKDPYVASQLGRFRSELHDRFVNPLYALTFGMIALAALAQPRTTRQGRSGAILAAIVIVLLVRVAGFGAASLVVKSAGAVALDYAVPLLGLVGAAWWMFGPTLLRPARRRRLATAVHP
- the lptG gene encoding LPS export ABC transporter permease LptG, with protein sequence MIGPTLTRYFSVTFARTVLSVFGLMFLLIYLLDFVEMLRRASDAKGSSTLLVAFLSLLRVPSVSEQVMPFAVLFGAMFAFINLTRKLELVVARAAGMSVWQFMLPPVAVALAIGIVATTIYNPISALSKRQADRLELKLFGAAGAGEKALWLRQKSIDGQAIIRADHAEDGGTSLTGVTAFVFEPDGSFQERVNAKSAELEPGFWSLTDAHIISPDDEPQDSKTFLLATNLTADQVSQSFVAPEGVPFWSLPAFQQRTEQAGLDATAYRLRYQTLLARPLLLVTMVLIAASFSLRFFRFGGVAKMVSGGVAAGFVLYVATTLIGDLGGAGILSAPVAAWSPAIVGSMLATFVLLQQEDG